The sequence GTAATAAATTATTATTCAAAAGTGTTAACTTAGTGCCCTGGCACTTCAGAGCACTCATCAAGCGTTTACCGATTGTTGCCCATTTACAACGATATTTATTTAATAAGTTTCTTTCCGGAAAAGACTTCATTTATGAAATCAATGCCGGCCCAGCCAAGGGATTAAAATATCCTGTTAGTCTGCCAAAAGATAAGCTGATATGGATGGGAACATATGAAGCAGAACTTGCAAATATTGCATCTAAATCAGTCACTCAAAATGCTATTTGTTATGATATCGGTGGATATCGAGGTTTTTTCAGTGGGGTATTTGCAATAGCAGGTGCAAAGTCTGTTTATGTTTTCGAACCATTTCCGGAAAACTTTGAACAAATTAAGCATTTAATAGAATTAAATCCAAACCTACCTATAAAGGTTAAACAAATGGCCATAGGCAACAAAAATACCATTACAAAATTTAATGTAATGCCTGATGAAAGCATGGGGAAGCTTGTTAATAGCACTTTTCAAAAAGACAGGAAAGCAAATAGAGTTATTAATGTCTCTCTCAAAAAAATAGACTCATTAATACGTGATGATGGTTTTCCCACACCAGATATAATAAAAATTGATGTGGAAGGTGCGGAGGTAAATGTATTAAGGGGCGCACAGGAAGCGCTTCGCTTGAAGCATCCACAACTTTTTATAGAAGCACATTCTAAAAAATTATGCATGGATTGTAGTTCAATACTTAAAAGCCTGGACTATCAAGTAACAATTCTTGAGACAGGTTTAGCTCCATCAGGTAATAACGTTCCAGAAATTAGCCATCTGTTGTGCCGGTAAACTTAAAATTCTGATTGTTCATTAATGTCTAAAATTATTATTATTTCTGGAAATCATCTTTGCAATAACCCAAGAGTCCTGAAAGAGGCTGATGTATTATCCGAGGCAGGTTATGAGGTTGAGGTTTTAGGGGC comes from Deltaproteobacteria bacterium and encodes:
- a CDS encoding FkbM family methyltransferase produces the protein MISNKLLFKSVNLVPWHFRALIKRLPIVAHLQRYLFNKFLSGKDFIYEINAGPAKGLKYPVSLPKDKLIWMGTYEAELANIASKSVTQNAICYDIGGYRGFFSGVFAIAGAKSVYVFEPFPENFEQIKHLIELNPNLPIKVKQMAIGNKNTITKFNVMPDESMGKLVNSTFQKDRKANRVINVSLKKIDSLIRDDGFPTPDIIKIDVEGAEVNVLRGAQEALRLKHPQLFIEAHSKKLCMDCSSILKSLDYQVTILETGLAPSGNNVPEISHLLCR